Part of the Gemmatimonas sp. UBA7669 genome, CGCGTAGGGAGCCGCGGATCGCAGCTGCGAGTACAGCAACACGCGACGGCCATCCTCGCCCAGGCCCGCACCCGGCTCGGCGAGTCGACTCTTCGTACTCATTGGGACCATCGCGTTGCCATTGCCGTGCGTCTCCGCGCCGTGTGGTGTTTCCGGCGGCAACGTTCCGGGGGCGCGCAACGCCGCCGCATCCCCCATCGCCGACATATCGTGGCCCGCGTGCTCATCATCGGCTGCGGCTTTCGCCGGAGCGCTGGGCGGCATGTCGTGTCCCATCTCGGCGTGGTCCATCCCGTCCATCCCACCCATCGCGGAGTGATCCATCCCCATATCAGCCATCGTGAGCAGCGGACGGCGCCGACGCGGCGGAAGGTCGGCGAGCACTCCGGCGCGAGGCGCCAACGTCGCTGCGGTGAAGCCGCTGCGATCCATCGCCTCGGCGTACACGGCGTAGGCCCGGTCGTCGGGGAGCTGCACAATCACGTCATACGTTTCTGCAATCGCGATGCGGAACTCCTCAGTCTCCACGGGCTCCACTGGCTGCCCGCTCACTTGCACGACGGTCATCGGTAGGCCCGGTACGCGTACATCGAAGTACGAACCCGCCGCCGCGTTGATCACGCGAAGCAGAACGCGTTCTCCCGGCGCGAACTGCGCCGTCCAAGGCTCCTCGGCGGTGCGGCCGTTCAGCAGGTAGCTGTACGTCGCGCCAGTGACGTCCGCGATGTCCGTCGGATTCATCCGCATTCCGGCCCACATCCAGCGATCACTGATGGTGGCCGAGAATCCGTCGCGCGCGACGTCTCGGAAGAAGTCGGCCACCGTCCGGCGCTGATAGTTGTACGCGTCCGGCTGCTTCTTGAGCCGCGAGAGGACGCGGTACGGGTTCTCGAAGGTCCAGTCGGACAGCACCAGCGCGTGCTCGCGGTCATAAGCGGGGCCGCTGCGCTCGGCCGGCTCGATGATCAATGCGCCGTAGTGGCCAAGCTGTTCCTGCAACCCGGAGTGGCTGTGATACCAATAGGTGCCAGCCTGCTTCACCGCGAATCGGTACTCGAAGGTCTCGCCGCGTCGAATGCCCGGAAAGCTTAAGCCCGGCACGCCATCCATCTCGGGCGGCAAAATGATGCCGTGCCAGTGGATGGAAGTGTCTTCCGACAGCGTGTTCCGCACCCTGATGACGGCTTCTTCGCCCTCGCGGAATCGCAGCACAGGCCCGGGCACGGTCCCATTGATCGTCGTCGCGCGGGCGTTCCGCCCATCGAGTCGCACAATGGTTTCGGCGATAGTGAGGTCGTACTCGCGCACGCCGCCGGGCGCAGGAGCAAGCGCGGGTAGACCGGGGTTCAGAGAAGGTGCTGTGGCAACGCCCGCGCGGAGCGGTTCGGGTAGCGCAGCCGCAGCGCCGAGGAGTGCACCAGCCTCGAGGAAGCTCCGGCGCGAGACGTGGAAGTTTTGACGCGGTTGAGTCACGGTAATAGTTCGCTTGACACGAGAAGAATGGGCCATCGGGCTAAGAACGGCGCCTAACCGAAAGCTAGGCCCGTGTTTTACGTTCTGTAAAGCCCCTCTTCTCCACCCTGCATCCTTTGGCACTTGCCGACTGCAGTTCACACAGAGTAGACTCTATTGACAGGTTCGTCGTTCCTTCCCCTTTTCTCCAACCTCCTCGCCCTAATGTCTGGTATCTCTCGCCGCCTCGCCGTTGCCGTCGCGATGACCGTTGCACTCGCAGGCCGCGCCAACGCGCAGGACCACGCACACGCTGGCCACCAAGCGACGCCGAGCGCTGAGGTCGCGTCCGTGATTCAGGCGATCCAGGCGCTCTTCGCTGCCGCGGAGCGCGGCGACCTCGCGGCCCTCGATTCGATCTACGCCGGTGACAGCCTCCTGGTCATTGAGGGCTCCGGCATCAATCGCGGGTGGACGGACTATCGCGACAATCACCTCGCGCCGGAACTCAAGGAGTTCAGCAACTTCCGGTATCGGCCCTTCGAAATTGAAGCGCGCGTGTCCGGCAATCTTGCGTGGGCCACGTTTCGCTACGCGCTGAGCGCGGACCTGCCCAACGGCAAGGCTGACGTGGTTGGGCGCGGCACCGCGATTCTTGAGCGCCGTGGCGCGCGATGGGTCGTGCGCCTGACGCACACGGCTAGCCGTGCCCGCCGGCCCAGTGATCCGCCGATGCCCTGAGTCATCGCGGTTGCCGCACCGACCCTCTCGCCCCTAGAGTCAGAGTATGTCACCTCGCAAGCGTCGTATCCTTTCTCCCAAGTCACCCCGGCTCCCGGAGACGATGAATCTCTCAGGGAGCGGGGTTGGCACCGTCTTAGGTGAGCTCGAATCCCGACTGATGCGACTGTGCTGGGACGCCGCGCGGCCACTGAGTGCGCGAGAGATTCACGACCGTCTGCGGGCTGAGCATCCTGTTTCACCCCTGACGAGTACGACGGTGCTCAATCGCCTCGTGCGCAAGGGGTTTCTGTCGCGCGGGCGCGTGGATGGGTTGCTGCATTTCACGGCGCGCGTGGACGAGCCGGAGTTTGTCTCGCAAGCTTCGCGGCGGGCGGTGGAGGGTATCCTCTCGCTCGGTGCCGAAGCGGTGACGGCGTCGATCGTCGACGTGCTCGCCGAACGCGATCCCGAGCAGCTAGCCGAACTCGCACGCCTGATTCGTCGCAAGCTTCG contains:
- a CDS encoding copper resistance system multicopper oxidase; this translates as MAHSSRVKRTITVTQPRQNFHVSRRSFLEAGALLGAAAALPEPLRAGVATAPSLNPGLPALAPAPGGVREYDLTIAETIVRLDGRNARATTINGTVPGPVLRFREGEEAVIRVRNTLSEDTSIHWHGIILPPEMDGVPGLSFPGIRRGETFEYRFAVKQAGTYWYHSHSGLQEQLGHYGALIIEPAERSGPAYDREHALVLSDWTFENPYRVLSRLKKQPDAYNYQRRTVADFFRDVARDGFSATISDRWMWAGMRMNPTDIADVTGATYSYLLNGRTAEEPWTAQFAPGERVLLRVINAAAGSYFDVRVPGLPMTVVQVSGQPVEPVETEEFRIAIAETYDVIVQLPDDRAYAVYAEAMDRSGFTAATLAPRAGVLADLPPRRRRPLLTMADMGMDHSAMGGMDGMDHAEMGHDMPPSAPAKAAADDEHAGHDMSAMGDAAALRAPGTLPPETPHGAETHGNGNAMVPMSTKSRLAEPGAGLGEDGRRVLLYSQLRSAAPYAEFRAPTREIEIHLTGNMERFTWAIDGVPYDEAEPIEFTYGERIRLTMVNDTMMNHPMHLHGMWMELENGQGDRSPRIHTINVKPAERVSLLVTADAPGRWAFHCHVLYHMEVGMFREVRVSAPTGHEGHGDAE
- a CDS encoding YybH family protein, with the translated sequence MIQAIQALFAAAERGDLAALDSIYAGDSLLVIEGSGINRGWTDYRDNHLAPELKEFSNFRYRPFEIEARVSGNLAWATFRYALSADLPNGKADVVGRGTAILERRGARWVVRLTHTASRARRPSDPPMP
- a CDS encoding BlaI/MecI/CopY family transcriptional regulator, giving the protein MNLSGSGVGTVLGELESRLMRLCWDAARPLSAREIHDRLRAEHPVSPLTSTTVLNRLVRKGFLSRGRVDGLLHFTARVDEPEFVSQASRRAVEGILSLGAEAVTASIVDVLAERDPEQLAELARLIRRKLREQDG